ATGAaccgtttcttttctttctcaattttgCATTCCATTTGATTAAATTACATGTCAAAGTTCAGGTTCTGTTTGGGGAGGTTGAGAGCATCTCCTCTCCGCAAGCTCCAACTACAATTTTAAATGGTGAGGAAAAAGGTGGATTGCCGATTGAAGCCTTTTCAAGAGTTCAAGAACTATTTAGTGGCGTTGAGTGGGTTGATAACAGTGACGATGCTGCATTGTGGTTGCTTAAACAGCTATCAGTCATTAGTGATGCCAGAGAATTTTCAAGAATGCAAAGTCAAGTGAGTTCATATGCATCACCTGTTGATTCTGAAGATGAAAATAATGCATCTAGCACTGCTGATAGTTCGGATGAAGCATTTGATTATGTTTCCAAGTCTACAGCTGAAGGAATGAAACCATTGATGTCAAATACTGTTGAGTCAGTTCCCTTGTCTGCTGAAAGTAATGATCCACAGGATTTGGATCTAACTACAGACCCTCCACCTCAAGTTTCAGTCAAGGGTGTACCATCCTCTCTTCATCAACAATTATCAGTTGCAGGTGTAGGAACTCTGACTTCTCCATGCCCCCCTCAACCCCCTCCACCACCCCCTTTTGCTCgcacaccaccaccacctccaccaccaccaccgcccCATCCTCCATCTTCTATTTCTAACCAAAGTCCTCTGTCAGTGGCTGCTCCGCTAGACCCATACCCTCCTCCCCCCCCTCTTCCACCATCACCTCCTCCACGTCCCTCTACTACTACTAGCAATAGTAAatctccaccaccacctccaccaccacctcctcttcCCAATGTCTCTAGTGGAGATTTATCAACAGCTTCAGTTCCCACTAGTAAAAGAGATATTCCACCACCTCCTTGTCCACCTCCCCCTCCCAACTTCTTCAATAAAGATGCTTCTTTACCACCTGCCTCTCATAATACATGTCTGCTaccacctccacctcctcccCCGCCTCCTCTTCCTAACTTCAGTAAAGATTCTGGTATACCACCCCCTCCCACCTGCAGAGgccctccaccaccaccacctcctcctcctcctcctaacTTCAGTAAAGATTCTGGTACACAACCTCCTCCCACCTGCAGAggcccaccaccaccaccacctcttcCACCTCCCCTCTTGAGTTCTTCTAAAGGCCCACCACCTCCTCCTATTTCTTCTAAAAATAGACAATCCTCTGTGCCACAGCGGCTTCCAGtgcctcctccaccaccaccaccgttGCCGCCATTCTCAATGAGTACAACTAATAATGTTAAAACATCACCACAacagccgccgccgccgccaccaccaccaccccctCCTCCTCCTATGACACTGTCTTCAAGTTCAAAACCTACTGCTAGTTGTATCGGTGGGGCACCACCTCCTCCACCTCCGCCTCTGCCTCCTTTTGGTTGCAACCCTGCTAATGCCCCAAggccacctcctcctcctcctcctcctggtCGCAACCCTACTAATGCCCCAAGgccacctcctcctccacctgGACCTACACGTCCCACTTCCACAGCACCGCCTCCGCCTCCGCCACCCAAGCCTCCTGCAGCTCCCCCTCCACCACCTGGTCGTGCCTCAGTACCAGGTCCACCTCCACCTCCTGGAGCAAAGGGCTCTAACGTgccaccacctccacctccatcTGCAGGAAGAGGAAAAGCTTCTTTAGGGGCAAGTAGCCATGTAAGAGGTCGAAGTGCTGGCGGGTCTGGTAATGCCCCCAAGAGAGCTTCTCTAAAGCCCCTGCATTGGGTTAAAGTTACTCGAGCAATGCAAGGGAGTTTGTGGGCTGACTCGCAAAAACAGGAAAACCAATCAAGGTTTGTGCATATGGTTAAAGATCAACATTACATTGCCTGCTTGATAGCTCATTGAGATGCACATATATCCTTTATGCTGATTAACTTTGACAAATGTACACAAATTTTACTTGGAACTCACAGAATGAATTCAGAAACTCTCCAGTAATTCAACCACTCATTTTATGTTTCCCCCTTTCCATATGTTATAGCATGTATCTTGCTTGCATTAGTGATCTCACCCGATGAATGTTGATAGCAGGGCTCCTGAGATTGATATATCAGAACTTGAAAGTTTGTTCTCAGCAGCCTCTGTTTCAGATGGGAAAGGCAGTATTAAAGCTGGAGGTCGACGTGGTTCTAACATTAACAAACCTGAGAAAGTGCAATTGGTAAGgtgttatatttgtttaaatggGTGCGCACTTATTGCATTGTATTAGTCCAGATTCTCTGTACTTTTCagtaatatattttcaagaagagAGAATCAATGTGATAACTTGCTACTTTAAACAATAAGTCTTCCTTTTGAATTAAAAgcgttaatttttcttttcaaaataaggGCTAagcttttaatttgaataatatcAGAAGTTTAACCTGGAGAACTAACAGTAAATAAATTTCATGTCAAAGCTGAAGGCTGTATAATAGGAGATTAAGGCTGATCTAACGAGCCTAGTTTATAATGCCTCGTAGGCAGGATTTGGAATTCGAACTCTACTTTTATGGATGAAGTTCGAAAATTGGCTTGAAAAAATGTCCATTATAAGGGAGCAGAATTGATACTTTCATAGAGTTTAGAAGTAACAATTCAAAGTTCCCCATATTGCTGCGTATTATGTGCAAGCCATAATTCTTGTTGATTACTAGATTTTCCCTCAGATTGAACTCAAGGTTTTGGTGCTtgaattaaatcataaaatgaaTCTAGCATAAATTGGTTGATTGGTGCGCAACAAACTCCCAATTTTTTCAGTATGATGAACACCAAAATCAATATTGTCAATTATGTGAAAATAAGAAGCAACAACACTAAAAACAAGTAAGtgataaagaaaataacaatgaagTATGGAGCTCAGGAGCCACTTGAAGAATCTCAAGGACTTCAATGCTTGAAATTGAGTGATCTCACAATACAACTTCCAATAACTGACTTTCTTAACCATCTTTGCTCCTTTTGCACCACAGTTTGCAAACTAGAGTATTGTAaatacaagttttaaatttgatatagagCTGGTTTACACATTGTCACATAAAAGAAGTGGCTTTGAATCCTTCAAATTAGTGAGCTGATGCTTCAAAGCCAGTGATATAGTTACAACCACctaaaaatcttcttctttttgtgtaTGCGCATGTGTGTTAGAgtcgttttttttcttctgcagCTATTTTTACTGTCATCATTGTCAAAATAACAAAGCAGTGAGATCTTTTCATGTAAATCATGGACATTTTACTTATTGGCACTTATGACAATTGAAATTTGACGTTTGATTTACCTGTACCATGCCCGTAGTGGGATTGatcatatcaaaattgaaaatgagcTAGTCTACTGTTGGGCAACAATTAGATATAATGATGTTTCAAATACTCATTTTCTCACCGATTTTTAAATTCGGCATCTGCTGAACACAACTGGTAAAAGGGAAGTGCTTTTAACTCTTCCCACTTTGATCAAGAAATATCTTCTCTTTGAATTCAGAAGTACAAAGAGTTATCTTTATAATGACTTGAGTTTTTGGTTGAATTTCTTTCTGTAGGTAGACTTGCGAAGAGCCTATAATTGTGAAATAATGctcacaaaaattaaaattccttTGCCAGACATGATTGTAAGTCCATCTTTCTTGTCAGCTACTTTACAACTTGTACCATTCAGTTGGCTTGGACTGAATTTAGCTTTCCTAATTTTTATCTTCATCTGTATGCTCAGAAAGCAGTTCTAGCTCTGGATTCCTCAGCTTTAGACATTGACCAGGTTGAGAACCTCATCAAATTTTGTCCTACCAAGGAAGAAATGGAAATGCTGAGGGTAATCTATTCTTTTATCACCTAACAATATATCACATATGTTCATACATGCTACTTTGTCACATTTGATTCTTGTATCTAACTCATGActctgaaaaaaagaagagaatatcgacaagaaattcaaataattaaagatgtGCTGATTATGTTGTTTTCTGATataaccaaaatatatttttaaagagcaTGGAGTTAAATATAGAgcaaataaattagaaaaagaaaatactataaagaaaagaatgagaaaaatgaatgGTACAACCATTCATTTGATGTGCAAATTACAACGATTTGTTAGTCTTCACAAAATTATGACTCCAGTTTGCAAATATTTGCAAGTCATAATAACTCAGTACAAAAGTGTTGTGGTAGTACACCAAATATCTGCAAGTCACAATAATAATGTCTCTTTTACTATGTTATAGATTTTTAGGCTCTGAGTTTCTGGAGCACACTTGCAATGAATGTCTCATGTGAGATCTTGCTGCTTCGATGTTTAAGATGTTTCAGTTTAAAGGGAGCCTTTTGGCCTTCTTTTATATTAGGCTTGGAGCTGAAGTTAGCACATCCTTTATTCTATCAGAGAGAAAAGTACAtgctaatttattttgtttttcttttggcaTGGTTAAACGCAAATGTGAAGTACTATTAACTGCATGGATGGTGTGAGATATGTTATAGGGATGCATGATGGCTAATTGTAGGTAACGTTTATGAATCAAAACCCAAGTTTTCTTAACAACAAAATTAATcctttaaatattgtaatataatcaacaaaacaaAGCCTTAgcagattaattaatttaaaaaatacaccaaCCAAATTTATGGTGACAGCATGAGTCATGTAAATTTGGTATGCTTATTTGCAGTACAAAGGCAATGTGTTATTTATTTGCTGTTACTTACATGctcttgttaatatttgcagaaTTATACAGGTGACAAGGAAATGCTTGGAAAGTGTGAACAGGTAAATTCCAATGCTGTTACCTTGAATGCATGCACTGCTTGTATCTAGATGGCTAACAAGATTTTGTTGCTCAGTTTTTCCTGGAGTTGATGAAGGTTCCACGAGTTGAAGCTAAGTTGCGAGTATTTGCGTTCAGAATTACCTTTTCTAGTCAGGTATATTTCTGGATTACTCAAATTTGATTCAGAATGCTATTTTCGTGGGATAACTTGGCATTCATCATATGTTTTCCTCAGGTGGATGACTTAAGACGAAATCTGAATAGTATAAATGATGCTACTAGAGAggtatctttaaaaataattggttATGAAGTACGAAGATGAATGTTTGCTTGTTCTGCATATTTAATGCACAATATATTTTCAGGTAAAAGAATCAGCGAAATTGCGTCAGATAATGCAAACAATTCTCACTCTGGGAAATGCTTTGAATCAGGGCACTGCACGAGGTATCACTCTGCTTGTGAAAGTTATAGTTTCGGTTGTTTAAATTTGCAGGCCTTATACCTCTTCTTGTATTATACATTCTCATTTCATACTACTCATCTTTATTGCAGGATCTGCTGTAGGATTCAAATTGGACAGTCTTCTTAAATTATCAGATACTCGTGcaagaaacaataaaatgacATTAATGCACTACTTGTGCAAGGTAGATAAGCTTAAACTAGAAACTTCAAATTATCATGTTGTTAGCTGAGTAAGTGTTACAAcatttaatgcttgatattctcattttttttttgtcattttcttgaAGAACTTGCTAGTAACAAAAGAACAGAAAATATTAATGCCAGTGCTCTACTTGTTTGATGATTATATCTTCATATATAGGTTTAGATTATACACTTAGCCTATTGCTATTCTGTTTGTTTAATGCTGTATTTTATAACTGATTGACCTTTTTGCTGtgtttaatttattcttatGAGTTTAGATGTGTCCCACTTTTGTAAATTTTCCACAAAAATTATTCTAATGGTATGGGCATTCATGGGATGCCTTAATTGTTCTGCTGTCTTGATTCTAGCTACTAGCTGAGAAAATGCCGGAGTTACTAGACTTTGATAAGGACCTTGTTCATTTAGAAGCTGCCTCTAAGGTATCCTTAATAGATTCTTAGCGCTAGCTTCTTCCTTGATTACTTGTAACTTGCTGATTGTCACTGAAGCCGATATGTTCTCTTATAACTTGTTTCCTCCTGCTTTGGTTTACCAGATTCAACTGAAAACTCTGGCTGAAGAAATGCAAGCTGTGAGTAAAGGCCTTGAAAAGGTTGAACAAGAACTCACCACTTCAGTAAATGATGGTGCCATCTCCACTGGCTTTCAAGAGGTGAGCATGAGTACAGATGCTTGGCTACATTTTTAAGCTCACAAAGATAACCTTGAGTACAATTTTCTTAGTATTGATATATTCATTTATGTCTCTTGAACCAACATTTTCCCCCTTTACAGGTCTTGAAGAATTTCCTTGACACTGCTGAATCTGAAGTTAGGTCACTTATCTCATTGTATTCTGAAGTGGTAAGGCCTCAACAAACTCTAGATGCTATGTAGTTATTACATGCAGTTACTGGTTTTATCCCTAAATTCCTCATTCTTTATCTTTCAGGGAAGAAATGCAGATTCCTTGTCTCAGTACTTTGGAGAGGATCCGGCTCGTTGTCCCTTTGAACAAGGTTAATAACCAatgctttttgtttatttcttcttttcataCGACGCAGTATAGTTCACTTGATGTTGTTTTTGGCATTTGTGCAATAATAGGTATACAAGATTTGGCATGTTCTGATTTTTATCCCTGGCATGGAAGTTCTGATTAATTGGGTCGTTGATTCTTCTGtaatgaatcataaaaaaacaaacaagctaacaaaaaccaaaattcttATTTGTCATTTTGCGGATTTTGAAGCTGTCTTTGCAGTCTCATAGAAATTAGTTTTATAATGTCAATGGTGTTAACTGATGTTCCTTTTATCATGCTTGCATTTTGCAGTGACACAAATCttggttgtttttgttaaattgttcAAAAAGTCACGAGAGGAGAATGAAAGACAGGCTGATGTtgaaaagaagaaattggaaAAGGAAGCCATGAAGGAAAAGGCAACCACTAATTTATCTGCTAGGAAAGATGGTGTTGATAGCGATAAGTCAACGCTTGGCTTTCAAATTCAGAAAGACCTCCTTAATCATGGTTCTAATCACACGACAACCTGAAGAGGAGATTCTTGGAGGAGGTTAGTCTTGCATGCCAATGGCAGCATCCGCAGTACCTCAAAGTCCACGTTAAAAGCAATAGAATAGTGCTTTACAGAGCCAAATGCAACTCAACAATGTGTTAAATTTTACTTGCTTAGAACCAGGAATTTCATGGCGAGCTGCCCTTCGCCGGCACAAACCTGTTTTTCTGGTCACGGACTCAATCCCCACATATGCCTAGATATCATATAGCCCCCACAAACTGTACATAGCACAAGAAATCCGTCATCACCTCCACGTAGTTCCCATCTTTCTTCCCATCCCAAGTGATgatatttatgataatatattaCTTTAGAGAATCAAAACTTTGTGGCAAGTGGCTGTAGCTCCCTGGAGAACTAGttttgcagatactgatatctGATATCGGTTCTTCCGCGGAAAATTTTAGCGCAGTCAATAGCATTATTGAAAGTTTATATGGTCACCTTCGTGATGTTAAAAGTTTACTTGGTTGATTTTACAGCAGTATAAGAGCAAGGCCATTCGTATCAAAGAACacaaaaaagctattttttttaaagaataacgTGTTACAATAGAATGAATCTGATGGCTCTGGGAGCATGTCTGCGCTACACACAAACTTCCATAAATCCAGGACCGCCTTAAAGAATTAATGATATCCGATTGGAGCAGGTGTATACCTTAGCTCTTGTCCTTGACATTGAATGTCCTGCAATTcagaaaattcaataaaatcagaTAAATCCGACCACAAATGCCACCTACAGGGACAGCAATTTTCATGGCTGCAAGTGTAAATTCTTACCGATGCGTAGTGGTTAAGGTCTCGGTGATGTGCTTCATCAGCTCTTATAACGAACACAACATCACGAAGCGTGGAGTTGGGAGGCAAGCGCCAGTAGTCAATGGCAATAGCAGGGGCAGGCACGTTCTCAAAACTACCGTTGTCCAAGTCCTTGAGGAACTCCGAGTAGGAGTTGACCGCCTCCTCTTCCAAGTACCCTACTATACGGTGAGCAAGCTTCGGAGACGCTAAATATGCCAGAAAATAAGCATTGAAGAAGACACCTTGGACAGCAAACACAAGGGCCCGTTCGTACCACTGGGGCTTGGCTATTTCAACGAAGGTCATAAGATGCATCCGCTCGTTCTCAGCTTCTTCTAAAAGAGCTTTTATCCAGCCGCCACTTTGCTCGAATCGTCGTAGCGATTTGAAATGCAAGAGCATCCCTCCAACCATGCCTGGAACAGCAGCTACTGTCTCCAGCAGCATGGCATGGCACATGTGCCGTCTCTATCACAATTGATGAAAATTTAGCTCGTAAGTTTAGATTCTGATGTTTCAAGCACAGCGAATTCTGTTTATAAACTTCGTCACAGCAAGAGATTGTATATGATAGCTACCTGGAAGAACAAGTAAGTTGGGTATTTGAGGACCTGGACGGTCCAGTAGGCAAATTTATCCATGGTTGTACCAGGCTTATGGTGCTTCTTCACGTCAATTGAGATGTCAGGTTTGTAGGACTCCCATGGCTGCAAATCAGAAAACGAAAATGCTTCAATTATTCAGTAACCTCATGGCTTTGACAATGGCAGCAGTGGATTAATATAAAAGCACATACCCTGAAGCAGTTCCACTTCCAAGCTGTGCCATCCTCCTTGGTGATCTTGGGGGGGGAGACACCCCAATAGCTCACGATGGCCTTACCATCTTCTGTAGTAAATGAATTTGCAGCTGCCTTTGGTTTCTCCTCTTCACCTGGTATAACAGGCGGTGCTGAAGCACTCCAACCTCGGACTCCATAAGAGGCAAATCTGGTCGAGCTCATGCCTGCAGTTGCGGGCCTCGAAAAACTGGTTGTGGTTGACAAGAAACGAGGGCCAAGTTGCCCCAGAAGCAACCTGGAAACCTTCGTTGCTGTGCTCTGACTCATAATCAAAGACGAAGAGAAATGTGAAAAACAATGCTGTAATCTTGCTTTGTCAGTGTTATTGTTGTGTATGATGGAGGCTGCTTGAAGTATTTATATAGCTGTGTAGGTCTATGATTACAATATCATGAGAAATCGGAAATGAGGAGGAAAGGCAAGAAAGatggctaaaaaaataataaaaaaaaagtagcctGGTTTGACACGCTCCATTTTCTTGGAGTTATATTTGGATGCGATAAGTAATCTCGCATGTGCTTAGAAACCACGAGGACATCTGTTAAATTTCTTgcgtgttttaaaattttttattttaatttttttatatatatttttgaattattttaatatgttaatgttaaaaataaaatatttaaatttatttttagataaaaaatatttttaaaaaataataagcctcataatattaaacatattatttatttaaaataaggaAGCATGTGAAAGGAGAATCAACAacgacaaaaagaaaaaaaaatatgtgcttTGGTCCTTTCGCACGAGTGATTGAGgttcaaaatttctttttttttttaagtggtcAATTTGCAAACATGACAAGTTAAAATGTCAATGATTGAAAGTAAATGCaataagcaaataaataaataaataaaatggtaaTGATAATCCAATGTATATGCCTGCTTTGACTATTTTTACTACATGAAGTTTCTGGATATTTGATATTTCTGTGTTGAAATTGTCCCTTCCCATCTACAAAAgacttcaaatttattaaatttgtttggGAGGCACGGCTTGAGAGCATCTAGAAGATAtagttaaattgataaaataatatttttcataatataaatatagatttaaaactaaattaataaaataatattttaattacaaaaagcCATTTGAAAAGTCAATTATATTGAAATGggataaataagtatttttttaaaataatttaatttatttattgaacataaattattaaatttatgattaaataTGTGAGATTAgatgaaaatatgatgaaaaacataaaagaacatCCATGGAGGTTGAAATGAGAAATAGGTTTAGAAGTTGTTGAATTGAGTTGGCTAAATAATAATGTATTTAAATATGTAATGagacaaattaatattaaaaaaatgaaaagaaaaacactattTGAAAAGTCAATTGTATTGAAATAGAataaataagtgtttttttttattttttaatgattttgatgccATAATTTTTTCAgatgaatatatttaattggtttattgttttcactttgttgattttaatattcttaagagatatataaaaatattatttgcgtgaaaaaataaaacatttgtttagtttttcccttaaatcttgaaaaccaagtgatattacttttttttttggctcctcATTTAACATCTTCGTTGAAGTTGCCCTAACACTGGAAACTTTATAGTCAAAGGTCAATCCTGGGGGGCGGTATGGACCACATTCGGATTGGGCCACGACAAGCAGGATGGCCTGGTCTGGTCTGGTCTGGAATTGACGGTGGAAAGGACCTCACAAAGAATCAGTCCACGTGGCAGCATACCCACAAGGCCATCACAAAGAAAATGCTCTCATGTTTAAGGCATGGCTGTTCACCTTACCACTCCCCCCCGCGCTATATTCCGgtgtctttt
This region of Populus alba chromosome 3, ASM523922v2, whole genome shotgun sequence genomic DNA includes:
- the LOC118028717 gene encoding ubiquinol oxidase 2, mitochondrial, whose product is MSQSTATKVSRLLLGQLGPRFLSTTTSFSRPATAGMSSTRFASYGVRGWSASAPPVIPGEEEKPKAAANSFTTEDGKAIVSYWGVSPPKITKEDGTAWKWNCFRPWESYKPDISIDVKKHHKPGTTMDKFAYWTVQVLKYPTYLFFQRRHMCHAMLLETVAAVPGMVGGMLLHFKSLRRFEQSGGWIKALLEEAENERMHLMTFVEIAKPQWYERALVFAVQGVFFNAYFLAYLASPKLAHRIVGYLEEEAVNSYSEFLKDLDNGSFENVPAPAIAIDYWRLPPNSTLRDVVFVIRADEAHHRDLNHYASDIQCQGQELRYTPAPIGYH
- the LOC118028715 gene encoding formin-like protein 14; the protein is MSLLSRFFYRRPPDGLLEFVDRVYVFDSCFSTDVLPDGMYQIYLHEIITELYEEFPDSSFLAFNFREGEKRSQLAEILCQYDVTVMDYPRQYEGCPLLPLSLIQHFLRVCDSWLSKGNHQNVILFHCERGSWPLLAFLLASFLIFRKLHSGEKRTLEIVHKEAPKGFLQLLSPLNPFPSQLRYLQYVARRNIAPEWPPPERALSLDCVIFRAIPSFDAGNGCRPIIRIFGRNLHTKGGLSTQMLFSTSKKKKSALRHYCQADCDVIKIDIQCLVQGDVVLECLHLDLDSEREVMMFRVMFNTAFIRSNILMLNSDNLDILWDSKERYPKGFRAEVLFGEVESISSPQAPTTILNGEEKGGLPIEAFSRVQELFSGVEWVDNSDDAALWLLKQLSVISDAREFSRMQSQVSSYASPVDSEDENNASSTADSSDEAFDYVSKSTAEGMKPLMSNTVESVPLSAESNDPQDLDLTTDPPPQVSVKGVPSSLHQQLSVAGVGTLTSPCPPQPPPPPPFARTPPPPPPPPPPHPPSSISNQSPLSVAAPLDPYPPPPPLPPSPPPRPSTTTSNSKSPPPPPPPPPLPNVSSGDLSTASVPTSKRDIPPPPCPPPPPNFFNKDASLPPASHNTCLLPPPPPPPPPLPNFSKDSGIPPPPTCRGPPPPPPPPPPPNFSKDSGTQPPPTCRGPPPPPPLPPPLLSSSKGPPPPPISSKNRQSSVPQRLPVPPPPPPPLPPFSMSTTNNVKTSPQQPPPPPPPPPPPPPMTLSSSSKPTASCIGGAPPPPPPPLPPFGCNPANAPRPPPPPPPPGRNPTNAPRPPPPPPGPTRPTSTAPPPPPPPKPPAAPPPPPGRASVPGPPPPPGAKGSNVPPPPPPSAGRGKASLGASSHVRGRSAGGSGNAPKRASLKPLHWVKVTRAMQGSLWADSQKQENQSRAPEIDISELESLFSAASVSDGKGSIKAGGRRGSNINKPEKVQLVDLRRAYNCEIMLTKIKIPLPDMIKAVLALDSSALDIDQVENLIKFCPTKEEMEMLRNYTGDKEMLGKCEQFFLELMKVPRVEAKLRVFAFRITFSSQVDDLRRNLNSINDATREVKESAKLRQIMQTILTLGNALNQGTARGSAVGFKLDSLLKLSDTRARNNKMTLMHYLCKLLAEKMPELLDFDKDLVHLEAASKIQLKTLAEEMQAVSKGLEKVEQELTTSVNDGAISTGFQEVLKNFLDTAESEVRSLISLYSEVGRNADSLSQYFGEDPARCPFEQVTQILVVFVKLFKKSREENERQADVEKKKLEKEAMKEKATTNLSARKDGVDSDKSTLGFQIQKDLLNHGSNHTTT